Within Novosphingobium resinovorum, the genomic segment CGATCGCGGCGGCGGAAACCGGGCTTGTCTGCGGGATCGTGCTCATTTGTGCTCCTTGGGCGGCTCGGCGTGACGCATGGGCGTGACGACCGGAAGGGCCGACGCAAAGGGTCGCAATCCTGCGCCGTCCGGAAACGACAACCCAGCCAAGGGCCTACGGTTCCAGGATGCGGTCATAAGTGAACAGACCGTCCGTTTCAGAGATGCTATGTGTTACTCAGGAACATTATCCGGGATCATCTGTTCCCGGACCCAGGCGTGCCTTGTCGGTCCGCTTGCAAACGGCCCTCGCGGCCTTATTCGGATAATCATGCAAGACGCCCTCGGATCGCCCGTAATGCCCGACATGCTGACCGTGCTGCGCGAAGCGACCGGCCCCTCTCACGAGCGGCTGGACGCATCCTTCGGCGCGCTGGACCTGATGACCCGCGACGGGCTCGGGCGCTTCCTTGCCGCGCACGCCGCCGGGCTGGAGCCGATGTTCCCCGCCTTCCGCGCCTTTCTGGAGAGCGAACTCGGCCTCGAATGCCCGGACTATCCGGCCATGCTGCGCGCCGATCTCGATGCTCTCGGCGTCGATGCCGTGCCCTCTATCGAGACGCCTGCCGGGCTCGATGCGGCAGGCGGCGAGGCAGGCATCGCCTATGTCGTCTCCGGCTCGCGCCTTGGCCTCGTGGTCATTCGCCAGCGCGGCTACTGGGGCGAGTCGAAGGGCTTCCGCTCTGCCTACATGAGCGACGGGCGCGGCCACGACGCGTGGAAGGCGCTTGTCCCGGTCCTGCGGACCCGCGCGTATGCGCCCGATCAGGCGGAGGCGCTGCGCACCGCCGCCCTCGCCGCGTTCGAGACGTTCTCGCGCGCATTCGCCGCCAGTGCCGGCCTCGCGGCGCGTGTCGATGGCTGACGCGATGCACCAGGTAGACCTGTCCACCTGCGACCTCGAGCCGATCCACATCATCGGCCGCATCCAGAGCTTCGGCTGGCTGCTGTCGTTCTCCAGCGACTGGATCATCAACCACGTCTCGGTGAACTGCACCGACCTGTTCGGCCGCGACGCACGCGATCTCGTCGGCCTTTCCGCCACCGAGTTCCTGTCGCAGGAAGCCCTGCACGACATCCGCACGCGCCTGCAGATCCTCGGCAGCGCGGGCACCGTCGAGCGCATGTTCGAGGTGGACCTGATCGGCGACGGCCGCGTCTTCGACGTCGCCGTGCACAATTCCGGCCGCTCCTTCATCCTGGAGATCGAGCCCCACGAAGGCGGCAAGCGCCGCGACTTCGTTTCCTACGTGCGCCCGATGATCGAGCGGCTCCGCCAGTCGCCCTCCATCGAGCAATTGTGCTCCAGCGCCGCGCGCCATCTGCGCGGCCTCACCGGCTTCGACCGGGTGATGGTCTACCGCTTCGAGGGCGACGGCGCGGGCGAAGTCATCGCCGAGAGCCTGAACGGCATGGTCGACAGCTTCAAGGGCCAGCACTTCCCCTCGTCCGACATTCCGGCGCAGGCGCGCAAGCTCTACACCCGCAACCTGCTGCGCATCATCAGCGACGTCGACGACCCGACGGTGCCGATCATCCCCGCGACCAATCCCAACGGCGATCCTCTCGACCTGTCGATGTCGGGCCTGCGCGCGGTGTCGCCGATCCACATCGAATACTTGCGCAACATGGGCGTGAAGGCGTCGATGTCGGTCTCGATCATGCGGCGCGGCAAGCTGTGGGGGTTGATGGCCTGCCACCACTATTCGCCGCTGACGCTGTCCTATTCGGTACGCACCGCGAGCGAGCTGTTCGGCGAATTCTTCTCCTACCTGCTGGAGCAGAAGGAGACCGATTTCTCGACCGAGAAGCGCGCGGAATCGATGCGCCTCCACGACGAGATCATGGCCCGCGTCGCCGGCGGCGGATCGCTGCTGGAAGCCTTCGACGACTTCACCGATTCGATCCGGCAGGTGATCCCCTTCGACGGCGTCGTCGGCTGGGTGGACGGCCGCTTCATCGGCCACGGTGCGGTGCCCGATCAGACGCAGTTCGCCACCCTCGCGCGGTTCCTCAACACCGCCGGAGCCAGCACGGTCTGGGCATCGGACAACATTTCCGCGGTCTACCCGCCTGCGGCGGAATGGGCGGACAAGGCATCGGGCCTGCTGGCCCTGCCGGTCAGCCGTTCCCCGCGCGACTACATCGTGCTGTTCCGGGGCGAGGCGGTGCGTGAGGTGAAGTGGGCCGGCAACCCCGAAAAGGCCATCGAACTCGGCCCCAACGGCGCGCGCCTGACCCCGCGCAAGAGCTTCGAGATCTGGCGCGAGGAACGGCGCGGCTATTCGCGTCCCTGGACCGACGAGGAAGTCTCCTCCGCCGAAGCGCTGCGCATCACCCTGCTCGAAGTCGTGCTGCGCCTGTCGGACGCCGCCAACGTCGAGCGCGAGCAGGCCAGCCAGCAGCAGGACATGCTGATCGCGGAACTGAACCACCGCGTGCGCAACATCCTCAACCTGATCCGGGGCCTCGTCGCCCAGAGCAAGGAAGGCGCGCGCACGATCGACGAATTCGCCGAGATCGTCGGCAGCCGCATCCATGCCCTCGCCCGCGCGCACGATCAGGTGACGCGCAAGGACTGGTCGCCCTCCTCGCTCTACGACCTGATCCGCACCGAGACCGACGCCTATGCCAGCCACTCGCTGGACCGGGTGGTGATCGATGGGCCGGACGCGCTGATCGCCCCCGCCGCCTTCACCACGCTGGCGCTGGTGATCCATGAACTGATGACCAATTCGTGCAAGTACGGCGCGCTGTCGGATTCGCACGGGCAAGTCACCGTGACGCTGAACCGCAGCGACGACGGCGCACTGGAGATCGACTGGCGCGAGGAAGGCGGTCCGCCAGTCCGGGAACCCACCCGGCGCGGCTTCGGCTCGACCATCATCGAGCGCACGATTCCGCACGAACTGGGCGGCTCGGCCTCGGTGATCTACCCGGTGGACGGGTTGCACGCGCTGTTCCTGATCCCCTCCGACCATATCTCCGGCTTCGAGACCCCCGGCGCGGTCCTGCGCGAGCCGGTGAGCGAGCCTCCGCAACCCGCCGAGTTCACCAAGGAACTGGGCTCCGGCGCGGCGCTGATCGTCGAGGACAACGTGATCATTGCCATGGAGGCGGAAGACGTGCTGCGCGGCTTCGGCTTCACCGACTGCCGCATCGCCGGCTCCGTCAACGCCGCGCTCGGCATTCTCGAAGGCTCCGACGTGAGCTTCGCGATGCTCGACGTGAACCTCGGCAAGGATACCAGCGAGGCGGTGGCCCACGAACTGGAAGCGCGGGCGATCCCCTTCATCTTCGCCAGCGGCTACGGCGAACGCTCGCTGCAGTCCGGCGCGTTCAAGAGCGTTCCGGTAGTGACCAAACCCTACGGCGAACGCGACGTGCGCTCGGCGATCGGGCGGGTGATCAAGGGGCGGTAGGAGCCCCTTGCCAAACTCTGCCATGGGCGTAGATTTTACGGGATGACCACGATGAACATCTCGCTTACGGAACCGCTCAAGCAGTTCGTCGATCGGCAGGTTTCCGGCGGCGGCTACGACAGCAGCAGCGAGTATGTGCGTGACCTGATCCGCAAGGAACAGGACCGCCAGTCCTTGCGCGACCTGCTGCTTGACGGTGCCCGATCCGCTCCAGGTGCAACGGCGGACGATGCCTACTTTCAGGATTTGAGAAGCCGGGTCCGCCACTCGGAATGACCGCCAAGCCCGTAGTCCCGCGCGAACGGGCTCATCTCGACGTCCGGGACACCATCGATCACTACATGCGCGATGCGGGGGCCCCGGTTGTGCTCGATTTCATCGACGCGCTGCAGGCGGCCTATCGCACCATCGGCGAGCACCCGGGCATCGGCTCACCACGCTATGCCCATGAACTCGACGTGCCCGGGCTGCGTCATCGCCGCCTGCGGAACTTCCCGCAGATCGTGTTCTATATCGAACAGCCCGACCACATCGACGTCTGGCGCGTGCTCGATGCCCGGCGAGATATTCCCCAGCAGCTGGCTCCGGAGGCTGACGAGTAGCCCTCACGCCCGCATCCGCTGCTCCCCATGCGTGGCATTCCAGCCGTCGACCCAGCCGCGCACGTCCTCGTAAGGCATCGGGCGGCAGATGCCGTAGCCCTGGCCGCAAGTGCAGCCCATCGCCACCAGCATCGCCTGCGTCTCCGGGTTCTCCACCCCCTCGGCCACCAGCGGAATGCCGAGGCAGTCGCACAGCACCACCAGCGAAGTCACCAGCGACTGGTCGAACCGGCTTTCGGTAAAGCGCGCGATGTAGGAGCGGTCGATCTTGATCTCGCGCACCGCGAACTCGCGCAAGTAGCCGAACGAGGTGAACCCCGCGCCGAAATCGTCGATCGAGAGCGAAACGCCGTGGTCCTGCAACTGCTCGATCACCCGCTTGGCCTGCGAGGGGTGAGCGATCAGCGCGGTCTCGGTCAGTTCGAGCACGACATGCGCGGGATCGACCCCGTGCGTGCGGATGGCCTCAACGACGTGACCGACGAAGCCCGGCCGCTCCAGCATCCGCGCCGAGACGTTGATCGAGATACCGGCGCCGTCCAGCCCCGGCTCCAGCCGCGCGTATTGGCCCAGCACGGTATCGAGCGTCAGGTACGTGAAGTCTTCCAGGAGGTGCGACTGCTCGACCGTCTCGATCAGCGCGTCGGCCGCGACCGGGCCGTTGTCCGGGTGAGTCCAGCGCACCAGCGCCTCGAAGCCGAGAACCTGCCCCGAACGCATGTCCACCTTGGGCTGCCAGTGCCAGTTGAAGGCTCGCGCGCCCATGGCGTCCTCGATATCGTGGAGCATTGTGCGCTCGTCGGCGCGCACCGTGCGGCGCTGTTCGCCGCGCGCGATCACCGCCTTTTCGGTGCTGCGCTTGGCCCCACGCTTGGCCTCGTACATCGCCTCGTCGGCGGCCTCCACCAACCCCTCGGGCGAATAGCCCAGTTGCGGGCACAGCGAGATGCCCATCGAGGCGCCGACGTAGAGCAACCGCCCGTCGTGGACGATCGGCTGCTCGATCAGCTCGGTCAGCTTGGTGGCGACGGCCAGCGCGGACTCGTCGCCATCGACGTTCTGCAGCAGGACCGCGAACTCGTCCCCGCCGAGGCGGGCGATCGTGTCCACCTCGCGCAAGTGCTCGCGCATCCGGCGGCCCAGCGTGATCAGCACCGCATCGCCCGCCGCATGGCCGAGGCTGTCGTTGATCTCCTTGAAGCGGTCGAGGTCGATCATCATCACCGCGAACGGATCGCCGCTGCGCCGCGCCCGCGCGCAGGCCTGCGAGAGCCGGTCGGCGAACAGCGTGCGGTTGGGCAGGTCGGTCAGCGGATCGTGGAGCGAGCGGTGCGTCAGTTCCTCTTCCGCGCGGCGCATGTCCTGCCGGTACTTGCGCCAGGCGATCCCCTCCTCGACCGACGCCGCGACCCGCTCGGGAGAGAGCGAGCGCTTGGACAGGAACTCGGTCATGCCCGACTTGATCGAGTCCGCCGCGATCTGCTCGTCGGTATGGCCGGTGACGGCGATGATCGGCACGTCGGGGTCGATCTCGGCGCGGATCTCGGGCAGCAGGTCGCGCCCGTCGCCGTCCTTCAGGCCGAAGTCGAGGAAGACGATGTCGAAATGCGCCTGCGGATCGCGGATCATGCCCAGCGCCTCGGCCTGCGAGGCGGCCTGCGCCACGGTGATGTTGCGGGGAACGCGGCGCAGCAGGCGCAGCAATTTCTCCCGGTCGACGTCGTCGTCATCGACGATCAGCGCGTGAATATCCTGAGTACCGTTGTGCAGGTGGTCCATGGGAGGAAGGAATCCTTGCGTGAGGGGGGGCGCCGTCAGGGCAGCTCCTGCGTGCGGGCATACTTGCCGATGAAATCGGCGAGGCGAGCGAACTGCGGACCGACGGCGGACTTGACCATGTAGCCCGCGACGTGCCCGTCGTAGGCACGGCTGCGGTCCTGATCGCGGGCCGAAGTGGAGAGTACGAAGACCACCGTGCGGCGCAGGTCCGGGTCGGCGCGCAGGGCGTCGAGGAACTGGAAACCGTCCATGCCCGGCATGTTGAGGTCCAGCAGCACGATCACCGGCGTTTCTATCTGCTTGTCCGGATGGCGGCCGGTGAGGATCGCCAACGCTTCCCCGCCGTCACCCGCCGTGACGGTGCGGCAGGGCACCTCGTATTTGCGGAATGAGCGCAGCACGCCTTCGCGCGCGACGTCGTCGTCATCCACCAGCAGCACGGTCACGTCGTTGTAGTTGGCAGTTTTCTTTGGTGCGGATCGGGGTGCGACCAGATCAATCATCATCTTCGTTCTCTCGCAGAAGTATGCGGGGCCAGTGGACTTCGAACCTGGCGCCGCCGAGGGGACCCCGGCCCTGGACGGTCACCATGCCCCCGTGGGCGTTGATCATGCGGCGCGTGAAGGCGAGCCCCACCCCGTCGCCGTCGGTCCCCGGCGAGGCGCGGTGGAACAGCTTGAAGATGCGGTCCTCGTTGCCGGGCGGGATGCCCTGCCCGTCGTCCTCCACCGTGAAGACGGTGAAGCGCCCCTCCTCGCGCACGGCGATGCGGATGTGGCCTTCCTTGCCGCCGTGGTGCTTGACCGCGTTGGACAGCAGGTTGCGCAGCGAAGTGGAAAGCGGCGCACGCGGAGCGACGATGTCGGTGCCCTGCACGTCGACATCGACCTCGAACCCCTCGGGGATTGCCGTAAGTTCCAGCGCTTCCTCGACCAGTTCGTGCGGATCGATGCGGTGCATGCGGGAATCGCGCACCCCGGCGCGGGCGTAAGCCAGCAGGTCGTCGATCATCTGCTCGGAGCGCTCGATGCGCTGGGCGATGCGGTCGAAGTTGTGCACCACGTCCTCGGGCAGTTCGGTGCCTTCGAGGTCTTCGCGGATCCAGCTTACCAGGTCGGCGATACCCCGCAGCGGCGAGCGCAAGTCGTGGCTGGCGACATAGGTGAACTCCTCCAGCTGCGCATTGGTCTGCTGCAGCGCGCGTTCGGAGCGCTTGCGGTGCGAAATGTCGCTGACGATCGCCATGTAGAGCGGCTGGGCGCTGCTCTCGAATTTGGTGAGCGCGATCTCGACGGGAAACTCGCGCCCGTGGCGGTGCAGCGCGGTGACGTCGCGGTCGCCGCCCATGAGGCGCGACTTGGGGGCGGCCGCGTATCCGGCGATCTGCTCGCCGTGCCTTGCGCGGTATCGCTCGGGCAGCAGCATGTCGATCGGCTGGCCGATCATCTGCTCCACCTTCCATCCGAACTGGACCGCGAGCATGGCGTTGGCCTGCGCGATCCGGCCCTTGCCGTCCACCACCACCACGCCCAGCGGCATGCTTTCGAACATCTGGGTGAAGCGGCGCTCGGCGGTGATCTCGCGCGTCATGTTGCGCAAGTAGACGACCGCGCGGTCGCCCTCCTCGCCCGCGACGGGCGCAAGGGTCATCGTGACGGTCGGGCGCGAACCGTCGGCGCCGTGCAGCACCATCTGGCGCGACCAGGTGCCGCGCGTCTCCATCGAAACCTTGAAGAAGACCTCGAACATCTGCCGCAGCGTCTCGGCATCGTCTTCGGCGAACCACATGAAGAACAGGCTGTTGCGCAGCGCCTCGGCATCGGGCTCGGCCAGCAGCGAGGCGGCAGCGGCATTGCCGAAGGCGACCACGCCCGCCGCATCGACGATCAGCGCGGCGATCGGGGCATGGACCAGCGGCGCGTGGATGTCGGTTGTCGTCATCGGCGTCGCCAGCATCGCGTGTCCTGTCCTGCGGGAGACGTGATGCCGAACGAGCTTGAACTTCGTTGCAGCCACGGCCTCCGGGTGGAGCGCCGGAAACCGCGCTGCGGCCCCCGTACCCGACGAGGGGTACACCGGGGCGGTTATCGACCTGCGAAGCCAGACCTAGGGAGCTGTCCCTAGACCCGGCCTGTCGCAACGATTGCAGTGGTTAAATTTGTGTGAGAGCGGCCGCTGTCCATGCGCTCGGGGCCGCGCGCAGCACTTTCGTCATCCCCGCGAAAGCGGGGACCCATCTGATGCCAGTGCAACACGAAACGTCAGGAGATGGGTTCCCGCCTTCGCGGGAATGACGACGTCAAATACCCAAGAACTGCCCTCAGCGCGCGACGAACTTGCCTGCCTCGCGGTCCTTGCGGACCTTCAGCGCGTCGAACACGGTGCCGCTCATGGTGATCCAGATGCCCGGGCCGGCCGATTGGCAGCAGCCGAACGCCATGCCCAGGTTGAATGCCGCGTCGCTCTCGGCGAAACGGGCGGGCTGCATGGCTCCGCACATCACGACGGTCTTGCCCTCGATATGGGCGAGCGCGGCGGCGGTGTCGGTCATGGTGTCGGTGCCATGGGTGATGACGACATGGCTTTCCGGCGCCCCGGCGACCGTCGCGGCGATCAGCGCGCGGTCCTCGTCGGTGAGTTCGAGGCTGTCCTTGCGCAGCAGTTCGACGACGCGGAACGGATGCGCCACGCGGGCAGTGGCCAGCAGCTTGCCGATCACGCTCTCGACGATCTGGTACTCGCTCAGCGCGTCGAAGTACTGCTTGTCGATGGTGCCGCCGGTGGTGATGACGAGAATGGGTGCCTGGTTCATGCGCGTTCCTTACTGCGGGACGCGCGGGTTTCCAATTCCTTCGTAGGTAAGGGGCGCGCTTTGCCGATGGGGCTTCGAGAGACTGTGCCTGACCCTTCGACAAGCTCAGGGTGAGCGGGAGTAGCGTAATGCCCTATCAATTCCGCTCAGGCTGAGCCTGTCGAAGCCCCCGCCGCACACGCCGCACGGATATTCGCCCTGCGATCTCCCGCCATCTCGCATCTGCACAACCGCGCCGATCCATGGCACCACTGCGACCATGAGCACCCTTGCGTCACCCTCGCTTACCGCCCGCAGCGAACTGGCCGCCGGATGGCCGACCGTCCTTGCCGCCGCGCTGGCGATCGGGGTGGGG encodes:
- a CDS encoding biliverdin-producing heme oxygenase — protein: MPDMLTVLREATGPSHERLDASFGALDLMTRDGLGRFLAAHAAGLEPMFPAFRAFLESELGLECPDYPAMLRADLDALGVDAVPSIETPAGLDAAGGEAGIAYVVSGSRLGLVVIRQRGYWGESKGFRSAYMSDGRGHDAWKALVPVLRTRAYAPDQAEALRTAALAAFETFSRAFAASAGLAARVDG
- a CDS encoding HWE histidine kinase domain-containing protein, producing MADAMHQVDLSTCDLEPIHIIGRIQSFGWLLSFSSDWIINHVSVNCTDLFGRDARDLVGLSATEFLSQEALHDIRTRLQILGSAGTVERMFEVDLIGDGRVFDVAVHNSGRSFILEIEPHEGGKRRDFVSYVRPMIERLRQSPSIEQLCSSAARHLRGLTGFDRVMVYRFEGDGAGEVIAESLNGMVDSFKGQHFPSSDIPAQARKLYTRNLLRIISDVDDPTVPIIPATNPNGDPLDLSMSGLRAVSPIHIEYLRNMGVKASMSVSIMRRGKLWGLMACHHYSPLTLSYSVRTASELFGEFFSYLLEQKETDFSTEKRAESMRLHDEIMARVAGGGSLLEAFDDFTDSIRQVIPFDGVVGWVDGRFIGHGAVPDQTQFATLARFLNTAGASTVWASDNISAVYPPAAEWADKASGLLALPVSRSPRDYIVLFRGEAVREVKWAGNPEKAIELGPNGARLTPRKSFEIWREERRGYSRPWTDEEVSSAEALRITLLEVVLRLSDAANVEREQASQQQDMLIAELNHRVRNILNLIRGLVAQSKEGARTIDEFAEIVGSRIHALARAHDQVTRKDWSPSSLYDLIRTETDAYASHSLDRVVIDGPDALIAPAAFTTLALVIHELMTNSCKYGALSDSHGQVTVTLNRSDDGALEIDWREEGGPPVREPTRRGFGSTIIERTIPHELGGSASVIYPVDGLHALFLIPSDHISGFETPGAVLREPVSEPPQPAEFTKELGSGAALIVEDNVIIAMEAEDVLRGFGFTDCRIAGSVNAALGILEGSDVSFAMLDVNLGKDTSEAVAHELEARAIPFIFASGYGERSLQSGAFKSVPVVTKPYGERDVRSAIGRVIKGR
- a CDS encoding type II toxin-antitoxin system ParD family antitoxin, encoding MNISLTEPLKQFVDRQVSGGGYDSSSEYVRDLIRKEQDRQSLRDLLLDGARSAPGATADDAYFQDLRSRVRHSE
- a CDS encoding type II toxin-antitoxin system RelE/ParE family toxin: MTAKPVVPRERAHLDVRDTIDHYMRDAGAPVVLDFIDALQAAYRTIGEHPGIGSPRYAHELDVPGLRHRRLRNFPQIVFYIEQPDHIDVWRVLDARRDIPQQLAPEADE
- a CDS encoding putative bifunctional diguanylate cyclase/phosphodiesterase; protein product: MDHLHNGTQDIHALIVDDDDVDREKLLRLLRRVPRNITVAQAASQAEALGMIRDPQAHFDIVFLDFGLKDGDGRDLLPEIRAEIDPDVPIIAVTGHTDEQIAADSIKSGMTEFLSKRSLSPERVAASVEEGIAWRKYRQDMRRAEEELTHRSLHDPLTDLPNRTLFADRLSQACARARRSGDPFAVMMIDLDRFKEINDSLGHAAGDAVLITLGRRMREHLREVDTIARLGGDEFAVLLQNVDGDESALAVATKLTELIEQPIVHDGRLLYVGASMGISLCPQLGYSPEGLVEAADEAMYEAKRGAKRSTEKAVIARGEQRRTVRADERTMLHDIEDAMGARAFNWHWQPKVDMRSGQVLGFEALVRWTHPDNGPVAADALIETVEQSHLLEDFTYLTLDTVLGQYARLEPGLDGAGISINVSARMLERPGFVGHVVEAIRTHGVDPAHVVLELTETALIAHPSQAKRVIEQLQDHGVSLSIDDFGAGFTSFGYLREFAVREIKIDRSYIARFTESRFDQSLVTSLVVLCDCLGIPLVAEGVENPETQAMLVAMGCTCGQGYGICRPMPYEDVRGWVDGWNATHGEQRMRA
- a CDS encoding response regulator; amino-acid sequence: MMIDLVAPRSAPKKTANYNDVTVLLVDDDDVAREGVLRSFRKYEVPCRTVTAGDGGEALAILTGRHPDKQIETPVIVLLDLNMPGMDGFQFLDALRADPDLRRTVVFVLSTSARDQDRSRAYDGHVAGYMVKSAVGPQFARLADFIGKYARTQELP
- a CDS encoding sensor histidine kinase, translating into MTTTDIHAPLVHAPIAALIVDAAGVVAFGNAAAASLLAEPDAEALRNSLFFMWFAEDDAETLRQMFEVFFKVSMETRGTWSRQMVLHGADGSRPTVTMTLAPVAGEEGDRAVVYLRNMTREITAERRFTQMFESMPLGVVVVDGKGRIAQANAMLAVQFGWKVEQMIGQPIDMLLPERYRARHGEQIAGYAAAPKSRLMGGDRDVTALHRHGREFPVEIALTKFESSAQPLYMAIVSDISHRKRSERALQQTNAQLEEFTYVASHDLRSPLRGIADLVSWIREDLEGTELPEDVVHNFDRIAQRIERSEQMIDDLLAYARAGVRDSRMHRIDPHELVEEALELTAIPEGFEVDVDVQGTDIVAPRAPLSTSLRNLLSNAVKHHGGKEGHIRIAVREEGRFTVFTVEDDGQGIPPGNEDRIFKLFHRASPGTDGDGVGLAFTRRMINAHGGMVTVQGRGPLGGARFEVHWPRILLRENEDDD
- a CDS encoding asparaginase domain-containing protein, translating into MNQAPILVITTGGTIDKQYFDALSEYQIVESVIGKLLATARVAHPFRVVELLRKDSLELTDEDRALIAATVAGAPESHVVITHGTDTMTDTAAALAHIEGKTVVMCGAMQPARFAESDAAFNLGMAFGCCQSAGPGIWITMSGTVFDALKVRKDREAGKFVAR